AAGGGAAACCGGCTGATTTGAACCCCCAAGAATGGTATCTTGCAGATTTAAAAACAGTGGGAAGGTTTTTAAAAAGAACAGAATTACCTAAATGAATTGTTTCTCTTGAAACGCCATGATGTATGAACTCTAAATTGAGCAGCTTGGCACCAAAATATTCACCTAACCCTTGATGACCTAAGCAAATCCCAAGAAATGGTTTTGTTTTAGCATATTTTTGAATAATGCCGGGCATTTTACCGGCCTGACAAGGCAAGCCTGGACCTGGAGATAAAATTATACCGTCATACGCATTAATATTAACATCTTCCAATTGATTATTTCGATAAACATCAACCAGAACATCGTTATTTACCAAAAGGTAATGGTAAAGATTAAATGTAAAGGAGTCATAGTTATCAATGAGAAGAAATTTCAAAACTTCGAATTAAAGTGAATCCAAATAATCCTTAGTAAGTTTATTTGCCAGTTTGGGATCAGCTTTTCCTTTCGATTGTTTCATTACTTCACCCATGAACAATCCAATTAGTCCAACTTTTCCGCTTTTATATTCGGCTACCTTTTCCGGGTATTTATCAACGGCTGCAATTACAAACTCCATAAGATTTTCACTGCTACTATCTTGCAGCAGGTTCAAGGATTCGGCT
The sequence above is drawn from the Bacteroidia bacterium genome and encodes:
- a CDS encoding aminodeoxychorismate/anthranilate synthase component II, yielding MKFLLIDNYDSFTFNLYHYLLVNNDVLVDVYRNNQLEDVNINAYDGIILSPGPGLPCQAGKMPGIIQKYAKTKPFLGICLGHQGLGEYFGAKLLNLEFIHHGVSRETIHLGNSVLFKNLPTVFKSARYHSWGFKSAGFPSCLKVTSFDNAGIVMSFEHIEYPITGIQFHPESILTDFGHEIIENWVNSIQSN